One segment of Clostridium botulinum DNA contains the following:
- a CDS encoding DUF5685 family protein → MFGYVTPLKNELKVKDFDLFRAYYCGLCHEIKKNFGNIPRLTLNYDMTFLAILLDSLNDITLNINEIRCLFHPIYKRNIISNNDAISYASFINISLTYYKLIDDANDDLSLKSKLESLFLSQYKRKFSKSIASINIEIKKNLLKLNSLEKNKNFTSIDEICDPFSTLVGTIFKDYPYVLKNDSNDLRTALYKLGYSLGKWIYLIDALDDLKDDMKKNKFNPIDFLYNKNGVPYIELINLVKPKIEFLILSCACCCNDNLSKLILYKNEDILKNTLELGLVHKYNLVINNLDCESNKD, encoded by the coding sequence TTGTTTGGTTATGTTACTCCCCTAAAAAATGAATTAAAAGTAAAAGATTTTGATTTATTTAGAGCTTATTATTGTGGACTTTGTCATGAAATAAAAAAGAATTTTGGTAATATCCCTAGGCTTACTTTAAATTATGATATGACCTTTCTAGCAATATTGCTAGATTCGTTAAACGATATCACTTTAAACATAAATGAAATTAGATGTTTATTTCATCCTATTTATAAAAGAAATATCATATCTAATAATGATGCTATATCATATGCTTCATTTATAAATATATCCTTAACTTACTATAAATTAATAGATGATGCTAATGATGACTTATCATTAAAAAGCAAACTAGAATCTTTATTTCTATCACAATATAAAAGAAAATTTTCAAAGTCAATAGCTTCTATTAATATAGAAATCAAAAAGAATTTACTTAAATTAAACTCATTAGAAAAAAATAAAAATTTTACTTCAATAGATGAAATCTGTGATCCATTCAGTACTTTAGTTGGTACTATTTTTAAAGATTATCCTTATGTTTTAAAAAATGATTCTAATGATTTGAGAACTGCTCTATATAAACTAGGCTATTCTCTTGGCAAATGGATTTATCTTATAGATGCATTAGATGATCTAAAAGATGATATGAAAAAAAATAAATTTAATCCTATAGACTTTCTATATAATAAAAATGGTGTTCCCTATATAGAACTCATAAACCTTGTAAAACCTAAAATTGAATTTTTAATTTTAAGTTGTGCTTGTTGTTGTAATGATAATTTATCTAAACTTATTTTGTATAAAAATGAAGATATTTTAAAAAATACCCTAGAATTAGGATTAGTTCATAAATATAATTTAGTAATAAATAATTTAGATTGTGAATCTAATAAAGATTAA
- a CDS encoding TolC family protein translates to MKRITGILLLLFVFMNQISVQAATRENIQLSMENIEEIITEYSPDLKIMKNNLKRDKEKYKDILDEVDDKESEVSSLENQINNYKPEVKPEEQPKSSNDKEDNTLDSLKKDLNNAKDKLDSLKDEKQAAKHNLKVSNIRYEKDLQGLIESAQRQYIQYVDTLLKRELKQYETNFKNKQVEINNIKYGNGFISKKEYEKNLDDITDFNNELKEIEVKEKSELKDLLFSLGVPSNTDIKVDTNIKVDLDKISKINFEEDLDDMLLNNIDLKIKDIENDKVKDDSDISDYEIKNNKISLRQEEEKVKIEFQKRYNNLILSSNLLKASDDKLNKSQDDALIMQTKYNYGFASKKQVDELEVGLNNKNQDFISQVNNLYMDYLSYMKMKDGY, encoded by the coding sequence TTGAAACGGATAACTGGAATATTACTATTATTGTTTGTGTTTATGAATCAGATAAGTGTACAAGCAGCAACAAGAGAAAATATACAACTCTCTATGGAAAATATAGAAGAAATTATAACAGAGTATAGTCCTGATTTAAAAATAATGAAAAACAATTTAAAAAGAGATAAGGAAAAGTATAAAGATATTTTAGATGAAGTTGATGATAAGGAAAGTGAAGTCAGCAGTTTAGAAAATCAAATTAATAATTATAAACCTGAAGTTAAGCCAGAAGAACAACCTAAATCTTCCAATGATAAAGAAGATAATACGTTAGATAGTTTAAAGAAAGATTTAAATAATGCAAAAGATAAATTAGATTCATTAAAAGATGAAAAGCAAGCAGCAAAGCACAATTTAAAAGTATCTAATATAAGATATGAAAAGGATTTACAAGGCTTAATTGAATCAGCACAAAGACAATATATACAATATGTAGATACCTTATTAAAAAGAGAATTAAAGCAATATGAAACTAATTTTAAAAATAAACAAGTAGAAATAAATAATATAAAGTATGGTAATGGATTTATATCTAAAAAAGAGTATGAGAAAAACTTAGATGATATTACTGACTTTAATAATGAGCTAAAAGAAATAGAGGTTAAAGAAAAAAGTGAGTTAAAAGATCTATTGTTTTCTTTAGGGGTTCCAAGTAATACAGATATAAAGGTTGATACCAATATAAAAGTTGATCTTGATAAAATCTCTAAAATAAATTTTGAAGAAGATTTAGATGATATGCTATTAAATAATATAGATCTAAAAATAAAAGATATAGAAAATGATAAAGTGAAGGACGATTCAGACATAAGTGATTATGAAATTAAGAATAATAAAATTTCATTAAGGCAGGAAGAAGAAAAAGTTAAAATAGAATTTCAAAAAAGATATAATAATCTTATTCTTTCAAGCAATTTGTTAAAAGCAAGCGATGATAAATTAAATAAAAGTCAAGATGATGCTTTAATAATGCAAACTAAATATAATTATGGATTTGCATCAAAGAAACAAGTGGATGAGTTAGAAGTTGGTTTAAATAATAAAAATCAAGATTTTATATCACAAGTAAATAATTTATACATGGATTATTTAAGTTATATGAAAATGAAAGATGGATATTAG
- a CDS encoding NADH peroxidase, whose amino-acid sequence MKKFVCTVCGYVYEGEKAPEKCPLCGVGAEKFAEQSGDLSFADEHVIGVGKDVDPRIVEGLQANFMGECTEVGMYLAMSRQADREGFPEVAEAYKRIAFEEAEHAAKFAELLGEVVNADTKKNLQLRVDAEHGACQGKKDLATLAKQLNLDAIHDTVHEMCKDEARHGKAFKGLLDRYFA is encoded by the coding sequence ATGAAAAAATTTGTTTGTACAGTATGTGGTTATGTATATGAAGGAGAAAAAGCTCCAGAAAAATGTCCATTATGTGGAGTAGGTGCAGAAAAATTTGCAGAACAAAGTGGAGATTTATCATTTGCAGATGAACACGTAATTGGAGTAGGAAAAGATGTTGATCCAAGAATAGTAGAAGGATTACAAGCAAACTTCATGGGAGAATGTACAGAAGTAGGAATGTATCTTGCAATGTCAAGACAAGCAGATAGAGAAGGCTTCCCAGAAGTAGCAGAAGCATATAAGAGAATAGCATTTGAAGAAGCAGAACATGCTGCAAAATTCGCTGAATTATTAGGTGAAGTAGTAAATGCAGATACAAAGAAAAACTTACAATTAAGAGTAGATGCAGAACACGGCGCATGTCAAGGAAAGAAAGACTTAGCAACATTAGCTAAACAATTAAATTTAGATGCAATCCATGACACAGTACATGAAATGTGCAAAGATGAAGCAAGACACGGAAAAGCATTTAAAGGATTATTAGATAGATACTTTGCGTAA
- a CDS encoding biotin transporter BioY has product MLKDQIICAIFAVITAICAQISIPFFQVPFTMQVFAIVLSAVILGYKKAFISQIIYILLGAVGLPVFAGFKGGIQSLIGPTGGYITSFLLMVLIIGYFSERYNGNYFIIGFSGVLGIIVCYIIGTAQLAFILNITFLDALKIGVLPFIIFDLAKIFLGLFLGFNIKKRIFI; this is encoded by the coding sequence ATGTTGAAGGATCAAATTATATGTGCAATATTTGCTGTTATTACAGCTATATGTGCTCAAATTTCTATTCCATTTTTTCAAGTACCATTTACAATGCAGGTATTTGCAATTGTACTATCAGCAGTTATTCTTGGGTATAAAAAGGCATTTATATCGCAAATAATATACATATTATTAGGAGCTGTTGGTTTACCTGTTTTTGCAGGTTTTAAAGGAGGAATTCAATCACTTATAGGTCCAACGGGTGGATATATTACTTCGTTTTTATTAATGGTATTAATTATTGGATATTTTTCAGAAAGATATAATGGAAATTATTTTATTATTGGTTTTTCAGGTGTATTAGGAATTATAGTTTGTTATATCATAGGGACAGCTCAATTAGCATTTATTTTAAATATAACATTTTTAGATGCTTTAAAAATAGGTGTTTTACCTTTCATTATTTTTGATTTAGCAAAGATATTTTTAGGATTATTTTTAGGGTTTAATATAAAGAAGAGAATTTTTATATAG
- a CDS encoding methyl-accepting chemotaxis protein, whose amino-acid sequence MKGKMYKFKANSIRKKMTYTLMPITLLACILLLAGAMYFSRNALINTSKSLVKETSRIAGENVNNVLNEKLVGVTALATTPELADPNIAFADKIDILDRNKEIQKHNNMGIAYANDGMIHYTDGSVVDINDRDFYIEAMKGKSYISKPFISRINNKLIVALSAPIKSEDGDVIGVLVALRDGDDLSNITNKIELLKSGEAFLIDNSGTYIANKEQEKVDSAYNIITSAEKEDKELIEAFTHMIKGENDVLEVHKDSKDFFIGYAPIGDLGWSIGITIDKSEMLNELKGMNYALIVTAIITILVLMIVILKKSLEISKPVVAINDIMGEIEQGDFTKEIDEKYIKDESEIGSLCLSLKKTLNSIVSILSNIKGNSSKIDVQASGLAAISEEMTALTDNIVAAINDVAQGTTNQASDLTEISSDLNTFGTEITKVSEEVDNLNSLFDEIGKRSESSNEELKDLSEVITLLNTNFNSFSNSLGKMTGDIKQVNEMTNLINNISEQTNLLALNAAIEAARAGESGKGFAVVAEEIRKLAEMSKDSSNNIYNIIKNILQNTNVIVEQTDLINKDIKKQNEVVDKTIQAFNSISEGVEGVMPKIELVSTTFNSINEKKDDILNRVENISAISEEISATAEEISASSQELSSASEEVSSSAQSLSFSTNEMDENLKVFKIE is encoded by the coding sequence TTGAAGGGTAAAATGTATAAATTTAAGGCTAATTCTATTAGGAAAAAGATGACATACACTCTTATGCCTATAACATTATTAGCATGCATCTTATTATTAGCAGGAGCAATGTATTTTTCAAGAAATGCTCTTATTAATACATCAAAATCATTGGTGAAAGAAACAAGTAGAATTGCAGGAGAAAATGTTAATAATGTTTTAAATGAAAAACTTGTTGGAGTTACTGCATTAGCAACTACTCCAGAACTTGCAGATCCTAATATAGCATTTGCAGATAAGATTGATATTTTAGATAGGAATAAAGAAATACAAAAACATAATAATATGGGTATAGCTTATGCAAATGATGGAATGATACATTATACAGATGGATCTGTAGTTGATATTAATGATAGAGATTTTTATATTGAAGCAATGAAGGGGAAATCATATATATCAAAACCATTTATTAGTAGAATAAATAATAAACTTATAGTAGCATTATCAGCGCCAATAAAGTCTGAAGATGGAGATGTAATAGGAGTTTTAGTTGCACTTAGAGATGGTGATGATTTATCAAATATAACAAATAAAATAGAACTTCTAAAAAGTGGAGAAGCATTTTTAATTGATAATTCAGGAACATATATTGCAAACAAAGAACAAGAAAAAGTAGATTCCGCTTATAATATTATTACATCAGCTGAGAAAGAAGATAAAGAGTTAATAGAAGCTTTCACTCACATGATTAAGGGTGAAAATGATGTATTAGAAGTTCATAAGGATTCAAAGGACTTTTTTATAGGATATGCACCAATAGGTGATTTGGGTTGGTCAATTGGTATTACAATTGATAAAAGTGAGATGTTAAATGAATTAAAAGGAATGAACTATGCATTAATAGTTACAGCTATTATTACAATCTTAGTACTTATGATAGTTATTCTAAAAAAATCATTAGAAATTTCAAAACCTGTAGTTGCAATAAATGATATTATGGGTGAGATTGAACAAGGAGATTTCACTAAAGAAATTGATGAGAAATATATAAAAGATGAAAGTGAAATAGGAAGTTTATGCTTATCACTAAAGAAAACATTAAATTCTATAGTATCAATACTATCAAATATTAAAGGAAACTCTAGTAAAATTGATGTACAAGCAAGTGGGTTAGCAGCTATTTCAGAGGAAATGACAGCTTTAACAGATAATATAGTAGCAGCTATAAATGATGTTGCTCAAGGAACAACTAATCAAGCTAGTGATTTGACAGAGATATCATCAGATTTAAATACATTTGGAACTGAAATCACTAAAGTAAGTGAAGAAGTAGATAATTTAAATAGTTTATTTGATGAAATAGGAAAAAGATCTGAAAGTAGTAATGAAGAATTAAAAGATTTATCAGAAGTTATAACTTTACTTAATACTAACTTTAATAGTTTTAGTAATTCACTAGGAAAAATGACAGGTGATATAAAGCAAGTTAATGAAATGACTAACTTGATAAATAATATATCTGAACAAACTAATCTTTTAGCCTTAAATGCAGCAATTGAAGCAGCTAGAGCTGGGGAATCAGGAAAAGGATTTGCAGTAGTAGCTGAAGAAATAAGAAAACTTGCAGAAATGAGTAAGGATTCATCAAATAATATTTATAATATAATAAAAAATATTTTACAAAATACTAATGTAATTGTAGAACAAACTGATTTAATAAATAAAGATATCAAAAAGCAAAATGAAGTAGTTGATAAAACTATACAAGCATTTAATTCAATCTCAGAAGGGGTTGAAGGAGTTATGCCTAAGATAGAATTAGTTTCAACAACATTTAATAGCATAAATGAAAAGAAGGATGATATATTGAATAGAGTAGAAAATATATCTGCGATTTCAGAAGAAATATCAGCAACAGCAGAAGAAATATCAGCTTCATCTCAAGAATTAAGTTCAGCAAGTGAAGAGGTATCAAGTTCTGCACAAAGCTTAAGCTTTTCAACAAATGAAATGGATGAAAATCTAAAAGTATTTAAAATAGAATAA
- a CDS encoding NADH peroxidase, translating into MKKFVCTVCGYVYEGEKAPEKCPLCGVGAEKFAEQSGDLAFADEHVIGVGKDVDPRIVEGLQANFMGECTEVGMYLAMSRQADREGFPEVAEAYKRIAFEEAEHAAKFAELLGEVVNADTKKNLQLRVDAEHGACQGKKDLATLAKQLNLDAIHDTVHEMCKDEARHGKAFKGLLDRYFA; encoded by the coding sequence ATGAAAAAATTTGTTTGTACAGTATGTGGTTATGTATATGAAGGAGAAAAAGCTCCAGAAAAATGTCCATTATGTGGAGTAGGTGCAGAAAAATTTGCAGAACAAAGTGGAGACTTAGCATTTGCAGATGAACATGTAATTGGAGTAGGAAAAGATGTTGATCCAAGAATAGTAGAAGGATTACAAGCTAACTTTATGGGAGAATGTACAGAAGTAGGAATGTATCTTGCGATGTCAAGACAAGCAGATAGAGAAGGCTTCCCAGAAGTAGCAGAAGCATATAAGAGAATAGCATTTGAAGAAGCAGAACATGCTGCAAAATTCGCTGAATTATTAGGTGAAGTAGTAAATGCAGATACAAAGAAAAACTTACAATTAAGAGTAGATGCAGAACACGGCGCATGTCAAGGAAAGAAAGACTTAGCAACATTAGCTAAACAATTAAATTTAGATGCAATACATGATACAGTACATGAAATGTGTAAAGATGAAGCAAGACATGGAAAAGCATTTAAAGGATTATTAGATAGATATTTTGCATAA